The Winogradskyella schleiferi genome has a window encoding:
- a CDS encoding alpha/beta fold hydrolase yields the protein MITEIKSLKFPKPKIISINGIELEVFEAGKENMGNPIVLCHGFPEHAFSWRYQIPALAEAGYHVIVPNQRGYGNSSCPKEVTAYNITNLTGDMVALLDYYNYKDAVFVGHDWGANVVWNLALLHPKRVNKIINLALPYQERGEKPWIEFMEAFFGDDFYFVHFNKHPGVADAVLENHTENFLRNLFRKNVPLAPPEPGMLMMNLAKAEKPFGEPIMNDVELSVFVTAFKNSGFNGAINWYRNLDRNWHILADIDSIIKQPTLMIYGNLDMIPKFERLQSFVPNLDVISLDCGHHIQQELAQETNESILKWLAKFNG from the coding sequence ATGATCACAGAGATTAAATCCTTAAAATTCCCCAAACCAAAGATAATTTCAATAAATGGAATTGAGTTAGAAGTATTTGAAGCAGGTAAAGAAAATATGGGCAATCCAATTGTTCTTTGTCATGGCTTTCCCGAACATGCTTTTTCATGGCGTTATCAAATCCCAGCGCTTGCTGAAGCTGGTTATCATGTCATTGTTCCAAATCAAAGAGGCTATGGTAATTCATCTTGCCCTAAAGAAGTAACAGCATATAATATAACAAATTTAACAGGTGATATGGTGGCTTTACTTGACTATTACAATTACAAAGATGCTGTTTTTGTGGGTCATGATTGGGGTGCAAATGTAGTTTGGAACCTTGCACTCTTACATCCAAAACGTGTCAATAAAATTATAAATCTTGCATTACCTTATCAAGAACGCGGTGAAAAACCATGGATTGAATTTATGGAAGCGTTTTTTGGAGACGATTTCTATTTTGTTCATTTTAATAAACACCCAGGAGTTGCAGATGCTGTATTAGAGAACCATACAGAAAATTTTCTTCGTAATTTATTTCGTAAGAATGTACCTCTTGCACCACCAGAACCAGGCATGTTAATGATGAACCTTGCAAAAGCAGAAAAGCCTTTTGGTGAGCCTATTATGAACGACGTTGAGTTGTCTGTATTTGTAACGGCCTTTAAAAATTCTGGGTTTAATGGCGCTATAAATTGGTATAGAAACCTCGACCGAAACTGGCACATATTAGCAGATATAGACTCAATCATCAAACAGCCTACTCTTATGATCTATGGCAACCTAGATATGATTCCAAAATTTGAAAGGCTACAGAGTTTTGTTCCGAATTTAGATGTGATTAGTTTAGATTGTGGCCATCACATTCAACAGGAATTAGCGCAAGAAACAAATGAATCGATTTTAAAATGGTTGGCAAAATTTAATGGTTAA
- a CDS encoding alpha/beta hydrolase-fold protein, with product MTKGLKIVLTIVLITVFQEISAQSKLNQSSEFQTEIIDTVYSETLKENREFWVKLPKNYNPNDNVKYPVVYLLDGFSLKKNLEAVYDNYWGHYLPHMILIGISNKTDRIRDLTTSQIKMRRGQAMNAATGGAENFSHFIEKELIPYIDNKYPTTAYRTLIGHSYAGLFTVNMLVNHKHLFQNYIAIDPSLDWDDQKLLKEAKEKLSSESYKGKSLYVSLAAEQLHMWDEEITMENIMDDASEFTLFARSIVDFSTFATSQKQSGLNFSWKVYNEDLHGTVPLPTMRDGLIFLFKWYQFKSPQKYNNPETTVEELVKLLEKQEEIYSTHFGYPFPPMIEEMFSGYGYMNLEMGQPEKAFTFFKSNIDYYPNSASAYNSMADYYEAQNDITNAVKYVTKAFEISGDDLYKKKIEELKRK from the coding sequence ATGACCAAAGGATTAAAAATAGTATTGACAATAGTACTCATAACTGTCTTTCAAGAAATATCGGCACAATCAAAGTTGAATCAATCGAGTGAATTTCAAACTGAAATTATTGATACCGTATATTCAGAGACATTGAAAGAAAATCGTGAGTTTTGGGTTAAACTCCCTAAGAATTATAACCCAAATGATAATGTAAAATATCCTGTTGTTTATTTGTTAGATGGATTTTCTCTGAAAAAAAATTTAGAAGCAGTTTATGACAATTATTGGGGACATTATTTGCCTCATATGATTCTAATTGGAATTTCTAACAAAACTGACAGAATACGGGACTTGACTACTTCACAGATTAAAATGAGGCGTGGGCAGGCAATGAATGCAGCTACTGGTGGTGCTGAAAACTTTAGCCACTTTATTGAAAAAGAACTAATCCCATACATTGACAATAAATATCCAACCACGGCCTATCGTACCTTAATTGGGCATTCTTATGCCGGTTTGTTTACGGTAAATATGTTGGTTAATCATAAGCATCTCTTTCAAAACTATATAGCCATAGATCCAAGTTTGGATTGGGACGACCAAAAATTATTGAAGGAGGCAAAAGAAAAGCTGAGTTCAGAAAGTTATAAAGGTAAATCTCTTTATGTGTCTTTAGCAGCAGAACAGCTACACATGTGGGATGAAGAAATAACCATGGAGAATATTATGGACGACGCTTCAGAATTCACTTTGTTTGCACGTTCAATCGTTGACTTTTCAACTTTTGCGACCTCTCAAAAACAGAGTGGATTAAATTTCTCATGGAAGGTGTACAATGAAGATTTACATGGTACTGTTCCGCTCCCAACGATGAGAGATGGATTGATTTTTCTTTTTAAATGGTACCAGTTTAAATCTCCGCAAAAATATAATAATCCTGAAACGACAGTAGAAGAATTGGTTAAGCTATTGGAAAAACAAGAAGAAATCTATTCAACGCATTTCGGTTATCCCTTCCCTCCAATGATTGAGGAAATGTTTAGTGGCTATGGCTATATGAATTTAGAAATGGGGCAACCTGAAAAAGCATTTACGTTTTTCAAATCTAATATTGATTATTACCCCAACAGCGCAAGTGCCTATAATTCAATGGCAGACTATTATGAAGCTCAAAATGATATTACTAATGCCGTTAAATATGTAACTAAAGCTTTTGAAATAAGTGGTGACGATCTCTACAAGAAAAAAATCGAGGAACTTAAAAGAAAATAA
- a CDS encoding alpha/beta hydrolase — protein MKNLTFVILYILLSGVQTTFGQNETDIIVGSKFVIKSNILDEERTCLISLPDSYNNSSEVDKKYPVIILLDGYTHFKTASGIVHFMSSNRNRNNLMPESIIIAIENVDRERDFTVTKIKTKRPNNMGGGRNFLNFIEKELVPYVDKKYKTEPFRTLVGHSLGGLLTLNSYMDENSVFNAYISIDPSIWWNEEMMKNKVDSISSISLDKKLYIATANQGEANYERNKQRHDSLYTLITKKSNKPLNIEIEYFEKENHRSVPLVALYEGLKYINQEE, from the coding sequence ATGAAAAATTTAACATTTGTAATTTTATATATTCTTCTTTCAGGAGTTCAAACCACATTTGGACAGAATGAAACAGATATTATAGTAGGAAGTAAGTTCGTTATTAAATCTAATATTTTAGATGAAGAAAGAACCTGTTTAATAAGTCTTCCTGATTCATACAATAATTCATCTGAAGTTGATAAAAAATATCCAGTTATCATATTATTGGATGGATATACTCATTTTAAAACAGCATCTGGAATAGTACATTTTATGAGTTCTAATAGGAATCGAAACAATTTAATGCCTGAAAGTATTATTATAGCCATAGAGAATGTTGACCGAGAACGAGATTTTACAGTTACAAAAATTAAGACCAAACGACCGAATAATATGGGAGGTGGAAGAAATTTTTTGAATTTCATTGAGAAAGAACTAGTGCCTTATGTTGATAAAAAGTATAAGACAGAGCCGTTTAGAACTCTTGTTGGGCACTCTTTAGGAGGACTACTTACACTAAATTCCTATATGGATGAAAACAGCGTATTCAATGCTTACATTTCTATAGACCCAAGTATTTGGTGGAATGAGGAGATGATGAAAAACAAAGTTGATTCTATTTCCTCAATATCATTAGATAAAAAACTTTATATCGCTACTGCCAATCAAGGAGAGGCTAATTACGAAAGGAATAAACAAAGACACGACTCTCTCTATACTTTAATAACAAAGAAATCGAATAAACCTCTAAATATCGAAATAGAATATTTTGAAAAAGAAAACCATCGCTCTGTACCATTAGTAGCTTTATACGAAGGGTTAAAATATATTAATCAAGAGGAATGA
- a CDS encoding amidohydrolase family protein has protein sequence MKIVKRILKIVFALIGLLVLVGIITLWIDSSGTNYLEINKNESISSNSYLIKNVNVIPMNQDTVLVGKMVYIKEGIIEKIANTIEVEGIEIIDGDDKYLTPGLIDMHVHVWDRYELGLYLSNGVTAVRNLWGMPMHLRIKEDVMEENIFSPAFFTTGPKLTGSEFIGDDNLNLNTPSEAKDKVISYKDRGYDFIKTYYGLDKAVFDAVIEQAKISEMDIVAHPSQKVPFSYHLNSQIKSIEHAEEIVQQPLQFDLDSIKLQSVVDSISEFKHTRYSPTLVVFNNIYQMMMNDSILDSDPLNYMNPLIKMDDSKKQFDRWYNAKKEDPTTVERIKSQHDFHVTIVKKLHEAGVPIICGTDAGIGVTLPGFSIHKELAFYKEAGLSNYEVLKTATVNASQTHAMMNQLGTIEEGKMANLLLVDKNPLVSLSALKNPTYVFVKGRKLNRAALDSFNEKAKNRKNLMATALRYLENLIIEK, from the coding sequence ATGAAAATAGTAAAACGAATTTTAAAAATTGTCTTCGCTCTCATCGGCTTGCTTGTGCTAGTAGGAATCATTACACTTTGGATTGATTCATCAGGCACAAATTATCTCGAGATTAATAAGAATGAATCAATATCTAGTAATTCTTATCTCATTAAGAACGTCAATGTGATTCCAATGAATCAGGACACTGTTTTAGTTGGTAAAATGGTGTACATAAAAGAAGGAATTATCGAAAAGATTGCAAACACTATTGAAGTCGAAGGCATCGAAATTATTGACGGAGACGATAAGTATCTCACCCCAGGACTTATCGATATGCACGTGCATGTGTGGGACAGATATGAACTCGGGCTTTACCTATCAAATGGTGTAACAGCCGTTCGAAATCTTTGGGGCATGCCGATGCATTTAAGAATTAAAGAAGATGTAATGGAAGAAAATATTTTTTCACCAGCGTTTTTTACAACAGGACCAAAACTAACAGGCTCAGAATTCATTGGTGATGACAACTTAAATCTAAATACTCCGAGTGAAGCTAAAGACAAGGTGATTTCATATAAAGACAGAGGTTACGATTTCATTAAAACCTATTATGGATTGGATAAAGCAGTTTTTGATGCAGTGATTGAACAAGCCAAAATTTCTGAAATGGATATCGTTGCTCACCCTTCTCAAAAAGTACCATTTTCATATCATTTGAATTCACAGATCAAATCCATTGAACATGCCGAAGAAATTGTACAGCAACCTTTGCAGTTTGATTTAGATTCCATTAAGCTTCAATCTGTTGTTGATTCTATTTCAGAGTTTAAACACACAAGGTATTCCCCTACCCTTGTTGTATTCAACAATATCTATCAAATGATGATGAATGATTCAATTTTAGATTCAGATCCATTGAATTATATGAATCCACTCATTAAAATGGACGATAGCAAAAAACAATTCGATCGGTGGTATAATGCCAAGAAAGAGGATCCTACAACTGTTGAAAGGATTAAAAGTCAGCATGACTTCCATGTAACTATTGTTAAAAAACTTCATGAAGCAGGAGTCCCTATAATTTGTGGAACTGATGCAGGAATTGGCGTTACGCTTCCAGGGTTTTCAATTCATAAAGAACTGGCCTTTTACAAAGAAGCTGGCCTTTCCAATTACGAAGTTTTGAAAACCGCTACTGTAAATGCTTCCCAAACGCACGCAATGATGAACCAACTTGGAACTATTGAAGAAGGCAAGATGGCCAACTTGTTATTAGTGGATAAAAACCCACTTGTTTCATTGTCTGCACTTAAAAATCCCACCTATGTTTTTGTAAAGGGCCGAAAATTAAATAGAGCGGCTTTAGATTCTTTTAATGAAAAAGCAAAAAATCGAAAGAATTTAATGGCTACTGCGCTTAGGTATTTGGAAAACTTAATCATTGAAAAATAA
- a CDS encoding NAD(P)-dependent alcohol dehydrogenase produces the protein MKAIECLKYGDVENLVLSNVRKPIPKSNEVLIKICATSVTTSDVLIRRMNEPMIPKFILQLIFGFGKPRNPILGMVSSGVIEEKGKEVTSFNLGDEVFAYGSISPTKRRFGSYAEYICLPEDWNLTLKPVNLSFAEAAAIPYGGLLASHLLKKTSINKGDNVLIYGASGSIGTMVIQLAKHLGAHVTSVCSGRNFDLVKSLGSDELIDYTLENAEKQLEIYKYVIDAVGHSKSSILKEKSKKALTSNGKYISIDHGTPSTPKEAFSNLKRLAEQEKLRPVIDRVYSLEEMAEAHRYVEKGHKRGNVVITI, from the coding sequence ATGAAAGCAATAGAATGTCTAAAGTATGGCGATGTAGAAAATCTGGTGCTCAGTAATGTTAGAAAACCAATACCAAAATCTAATGAAGTACTTATAAAAATATGTGCTACTTCAGTAACTACAAGTGATGTTCTTATTCGGAGAATGAATGAACCCATGATTCCCAAATTTATACTTCAACTCATATTTGGTTTTGGAAAGCCAAGAAATCCAATTCTAGGAATGGTTTCATCAGGTGTTATAGAGGAAAAAGGCAAGGAAGTTACATCTTTTAATTTAGGAGATGAAGTTTTCGCATATGGTTCCATCTCACCTACCAAACGCCGTTTTGGTTCTTATGCAGAATATATTTGTTTACCAGAAGATTGGAATCTTACATTAAAACCTGTAAATCTTAGTTTTGCGGAAGCTGCAGCGATTCCTTATGGTGGTTTGCTTGCTTCTCATTTATTAAAAAAGACGAGTATAAACAAAGGCGACAATGTTTTAATTTATGGAGCGTCAGGAAGTATAGGCACAATGGTCATTCAATTGGCGAAGCATTTGGGTGCTCATGTCACTAGTGTTTGTAGTGGTAGAAACTTCGATTTAGTAAAATCTTTAGGTAGTGATGAGCTGATTGACTACACCTTAGAAAATGCTGAAAAACAATTAGAAATATATAAATATGTGATTGATGCTGTAGGCCATTCGAAATCATCGATACTAAAAGAAAAGAGCAAAAAAGCATTGACTTCGAATGGCAAATATATATCCATCGATCATGGGACGCCATCAACGCCAAAAGAAGCTTTTTCTAATTTAAAAAGGTTAGCAGAACAAGAGAAACTTAGACCTGTTATTGATAGAGTATATTCTTTAGAAGAAATGGCCGAAGCTCATAGATATGTTGAGAAGGGTCATAAAAGAGGAAATGTGGTGATCACTATTTAG
- a CDS encoding alpha/beta fold hydrolase — translation MFFKSKEGKEKILSLYNQKLNDLNIDYSEESVETKFGATNVIITGNTKNPPLLLIHGTGGCAPLILESFPNLSSKYCVYAIDVLAQPNKSAENRFDMKSLEYGEWLTEVIILLGLNDVTLVGFSFGGLISLKTLELNERLIKHVYLIAPVYIVNGNPLVGLFKMFIPLKKFIKTNNDNYLKKVIKALFSEADDFAIQFMGTTFQNCNMDFSPLPIISKQSAKYITTPITIIAAEKDIMFPGRKMIKRAKRIFPSLHDIVLLEDSKHVPSDKNFKTIEDLIIGKNKIK, via the coding sequence ATGTTTTTCAAATCAAAAGAAGGAAAAGAAAAAATCTTATCCCTGTACAATCAAAAGTTAAATGATCTGAATATCGACTATTCAGAAGAATCGGTAGAAACAAAATTTGGAGCTACAAATGTTATTATTACGGGCAACACAAAAAACCCACCTCTACTCCTTATCCATGGCACTGGAGGGTGCGCACCTCTAATTTTAGAATCGTTCCCCAATTTATCTTCAAAATATTGTGTTTATGCAATTGACGTACTTGCCCAACCTAATAAAAGTGCTGAAAATAGATTTGATATGAAGTCCCTAGAGTATGGAGAATGGTTAACAGAAGTTATAATTTTACTAGGGTTAAACGATGTTACTTTAGTAGGGTTTTCATTTGGAGGCCTTATTTCGCTAAAGACTTTAGAACTTAACGAAAGACTCATAAAACACGTTTATTTAATAGCGCCAGTTTACATCGTAAATGGTAACCCTCTTGTAGGATTGTTTAAGATGTTTATTCCTTTAAAGAAATTCATAAAAACGAATAATGATAACTATCTAAAAAAAGTCATTAAAGCTCTTTTTAGTGAGGCTGATGATTTTGCCATCCAATTCATGGGGACTACTTTTCAAAATTGCAATATGGATTTTTCTCCTTTGCCAATTATCTCTAAGCAGTCAGCAAAATATATAACAACTCCAATTACCATTATAGCAGCAGAAAAAGACATCATGTTTCCAGGCAGAAAAATGATAAAACGAGCTAAACGAATTTTTCCATCACTACATGACATCGTCTTGCTAGAAGATTCAAAACATGTTCCGAGTGATAAAAATTTTAAAACAATAGAGGATTTAATAATAGGTAAAAACAAAATAAAATGA